Proteins from a single region of Nomia melanderi isolate GNS246 chromosome 9, iyNomMela1, whole genome shotgun sequence:
- the LOC116432790 gene encoding uncharacterized protein LOC116432790, which produces MAAAAAPPNKVALKSPKAKPSEPLECDHCGKQFYRKTHLVIHMRTYKHQCKSCDQMFRLRKELKSHVKEKHGPVMYPCAICEYKSTNKWTLKDHVIRKHTTSYQYTCTICQKKFKLKNDLKQHTNQMHNDAPPIICTVCGHASKSVPALKAHMRYRHCKPAFECSICKRCLSTQNSLDQHLLWHEKKEKVVCPTCGKTFGQKRDLEIHLRIHEGIRPYSCPFCSKTFPRRNAQEQHMLIHTGMRPYTCDICGQAFAQKPGLICHRKRHPGPLPPLPVISVKKLIMDYTQGLNEVSKVDHGETKEDKEEDRDRVREKEDRVI; this is translated from the coding sequence atggcggcggcggcggcgccgcCCAACAAAGTCGCTCTGAAATCACCAAAGGCGAAACCCAGCGAACCATTGGAATGCGATCACTGTGGCAAGCAATTTTACCGGAAGACGCACCTGGTGATCCACATGAGAACGTACAAACATCAATGCAAGTCCTGCGATCAGATGTTCCGTCTAAGGAAAGAATTGAAGTCGCACGTGAAAGAGAAGCACGGGCCAGTGATGTATCCGTGTGCTATCTGCGAATATAAAAGCACAAATAAATGGACGTTGAAAGACCACGTGATCCGCAAACACACGACCAGCTACCAGTACACCTGTACAATCTGTCAAAAGAAGTTCAAGCTGAAGAACGACTTGAAGCAACACACCAATCAGATGCACAACGACGCGCCGCCCATCATTTGCACCGTTTGCGGCCACGCCTCGAAAAGTGTCCCAGCTCTGAAAGCGCACATGAGGTACAGACACTGCAAGCCCGCATTCGAGTGCAGCATATGCAAACGTTGTTTGTCCACGCAGAACAGTTTGGACCAGCACCTGCTTTGGCacgagaagaaagagaaagtggTGTGCCCCACCTGCGGGAAGACTTTCGGGCAGAAAAGAGACCTCGAGATTCATTTGAGGATTCACGAGGGCATCAGACCGTATTCTTGTCCATTCTGCAGCAAGACTTTCCCTAGGAGGAACGCTCAGGAGCAACACATGCTGATACACACCGGGATGAGACCGTACACCTGCGACATATGCGGACAAGCCTTCGCTCAGAAGCCGGGCTTGATTTGTCACAGGAAGAGACATCCTGGACCACTGCCGCCGTTGCCTGTGATCTCCGTTAAGAAGCTCATCATGGACTATACTCAGGGGTTGAACGAAGTGTCCAAGGTTGACCATGGCGAAACGAAGGAGGACAAGGAAGAGGATAGAGATCGAGTTCGCGAGAAGGAGGACAGAGTGATTTGA
- the LOC116432791 gene encoding uncharacterized protein LOC116432791, with protein sequence MIDNNEIRRPTSRAIHECVKCGACFCHTRKLVEHLKNLHGIDKAFSCDECGKTFRSPMNIARHKLIHTGSKRFACDLCDYRSNQKSNLESHRKRHTKEYAFECEECQKGFFVKTEYLEHMNVHTRKQLYPCEHCGKSYPYKKNLLAHVRSHHTNVSTGESANNANWRHICKVCLEGFAQKLLLVRHLKIQHGLCERRNFLCDLCGTVLSSNRRLMTHRRSHANEKVAMCNLCGKEFASKENLSIHQRIHTGVKPYVCTQCGRGFTQRTSLMLHLSHWITDHDELADCDEFRIKSVDVLLDPEQKRSAKVHDYSKLSRFEGNEKVCDLCQEKFHFVTRLVAHLRIVHGIHRPFKCITCGKTYPQQFMLNAHVKKSHTPKTTPCGQCSFMGVNATDVDRHAKRHHREVKFTCEICSENFIDKDSLMTHTAMHNFMQYQQCNACGSTFNDVYSLKEHNRLYHYDPAAMIQEKLDEGGQQSSMHKCDVCGKVYKYKSVLKQHKVKAHGDTPNYERRRYLCALCGKELKTAKGLEIHNRSHTGEKPYTCEVCGKCFACETLLRTHNVTHTGERKYSCDQCGKAFTQRSTLVVHKRYHTGERPYVCPRCGKGFVTRTVLNTHMKSCR encoded by the exons ATGATAGACAATAATGA GATCAGAAGACCCACCTCCCGAGCGATCCACGAGTGCGTCAAGTGCGGAGCCTGTTTCTGCCACACGAGAAAGCTCGTCGAGCACCTAAAGAACTTGCACGGCATCGACAAAGCGTTCAGCTGCGACGAATGCGGTAAAACGTTCAGGAGTCCGATGAACATAGCGCGTCACAAGCTGATCCACACGGGCTCGAAACGGTTCGCTTGTGACTTATGCGACTACAGATCCAACCAGAAATCGAATCTCGAGAGCCATCGCAAGCGACACACGAAGGAGTACGCTTTCGAGTGCGAGGAATGTCAAAAAGGCTTCTTCGTGAAGACGGAATACTTGGAGCACATGAACGTTCACACCAGAAAACAATTGTACCCGTGTGAACACTGTGGCAAGTCTTACCCCTACAAGAAGAACCTGCTGGCTCACGTGAGGAGCCACCACACGAACGTTTCGACCGGCGAATCGGCGAACAATGCCAACTGGAGGCACATTTGCAAGGTTTGCTTGGAAGGCTTCGCTCAAAAGCTGCTGCTCGTCCGGCACTTGAAGATACAGCACGGGCTGTGCGAGAGGAGGAATTTCCTGTGCGACCTTTGCGGCACGGTGCTGTCTTCGAATCGCAGGCTAATGACGCACAGGCGCAGCCACGCGAACGAGAAGGTCGCCATGTGCAACTTGTGCGGCAAGGAATTCGCTAGCAAAGAGAATCTTAGTATTCATCAGCGTATACACACTGGCGTCAAGCCATACGTGTGCACGCAATGCGGAAGGGGGTTCACGCAGAGGACGTCCTTGATGCTGCATCTCAG CCACTGGATCACTGATCACGACGAGCTCGCGGATTGCGACGAATTCAGAATCAAGAGCGTAGATGTTCTTCTGGATCCAGAGCAGAA ACGATCGGCCAAGGTCCACGATTATTCGAAACTTTCCAGGTTCGAGGGTAACGAGAAAGTGTGCGATCTTTGCCAAGAGAAGTTTCACTTCGTGACCAGACTGGTAGCCCATTTGAGGATCGTTCACGGCATCCACAGGCCTTTCAAGTGTATCACCTGCGGGAAAACGTACCCGCAGCAGTTCATGCTGAACGCGCACGTGAAAAAGTCCCACACGCCGAAGACAACCCCTTGCGGCCAGTGCAGTTTCATGGGGGTGAACGCGACGGACGTGGACAGGCACGCGAAGCGGCATCACCGCGAGGTGAAGTTCACCTGCGAAATCTGCAGCGAGAATTTCATCGACAAAGACTCGCTGATGACGCACACGGCCATGCACAACTTTATGCAGTATCAACAGTGCAACGCTTGCGGTAGCACGTTCAATGACGTGTACAG TTTGAAGGAGCACAACCGACTCTACCACTACGACCCGGCAGCCATGATCCAAGAGAAGCTGGACGAAGGTGGCCAGCAGTCCTCCATGCACAAGTGCGACGTTTGCGGTAAGGTTTACAAATATAAATCCGTGCTGAAGCAGCACAAGGTAAAAGCTCACGGCGATACGCCGAATTACGAAAGGCGCCGTTACCTGTGCGCCCTTTGTGGCAAGGAGCTGAAGACAGCGAAAGGCTTGGAGATCCACAATCGGTCGCACACGGGCGAGAAACCGTACACTTGCGAAGTGTGCGGCAAGTGTTTCGCCTGCGAGACACTGCTCAGGACGCATAACGTAACGCACACAGGGGAACGGAAATATTCGTGTGATCAATGCGGCAAGGCGTTCACTCAGAGATCCACTTTGGTGGTGCACAAACGCTATCACACCGGTGAACGGCCGTACGTTTGTCCGCGGTGTGGTAAGGGCTTTGTGACGAGGACTGTTCTGAACACTCACATGAAATCGTGTCGCTGA
- the LOC116432830 gene encoding F-box only protein 39 gives MWDQLPELILTQIFGHLGREDRANVAQICRSWDRALSSPVLWRSVTILIDRDLRGDFPLAGELAAKYGQHMRVLELAWSRPYILPREARITRNIQAEAGADFLTVIRAKNVQLKKLILTDWIFSCKWGNRGKLLYALANFLGCQHNLETLSLLNANLGVSDVLRLLASATRGSSEHLAYLDLRGAFREWQAPHSNSRYLRLLSRFRALNTLRLDYPALSDQTLNALANAAPKLLKTLHISVRDSDSRQHTIADTAWHNLAVVCPDLTVSYTIVNISHYEDMCYLLLPSVPLARFQMFSGHVWDQSRSRNFRSTVGLLISHYTNTLAEVMLQLRNNREMLDDLLICMLVHCKHLTRLQYDGIIRSLDTLRDICQLQAESKTRFRTIHVKPRNVNTRNRAILNDINYHYDHKMAEQGIDFRIEDTASVLVFY, from the exons ATGTGGGATCAGCTGCCGGAGCTGATACTGACACAGATATTTGGTCACCTCGGTCGTGAGGATCGTGCCAACGTTGCACAAATTTGTCGATCATGGGACCGTGCTCTTTCGTCGCCAGTTCTTTGGCGTTCCGTGACGATCCTCATCGATCGTGATCTGCGGGGTGACTTTCCATTGGCGGGAGAACTAGCC GCGAAGTATGGTCAGCATATGCGCGTTCTAGAGCTCGCTTGGTCACGACCGTACATTCTACCGAGAGAAGCGCGCATCACTCGTAACATTCAAGCTGAAGCCGGCGCCGATTTCCTGACGGTCATCAGAGCCAAGAACGTCCAACTGAAAAAACTGATACTCACCGACTGGATCTTCAGTTGCAAATGGGGGAACAGAGGGAAGCTGCTCTACGCGCTTGCGAACTTTTTAGG CTGTCAGCACAACTTGGAAACGTTGAGTTTGCTGAACGCGAATCTCGGCGTGAGCGACGTGCTGCGGCTTCTAGCGAGCGCTACCAGGGGTTCTAGCGAACATCTGGCATACTTAGACCTTCGTGGCGCATTTCGAGAATGGCAAGCACCTCACAGCAATTCCAG ATATTTGCGGCTGCTCAGCCGGTTTCGCGCGTTAAATACTCTCCGGCTCGATTATCCGGCACTATCGGATCAAACTCTGAACGCTTTAGCGAACGCTGCGCCAAAGCTGCTGAAAACTCTACACATATCTGTGCGGGACTCTGATTCCAGGCAGCACACGATCGCGGACACAGCTTGGCACAATTTGGCCGTTGTTTGCCCTGACCTGACGGTCTCTTATACTATAG TTAACATATCCCATTACGAGGATATGTGCTATTTGCTGCTGCCCAGTGTGCCTTTGGCCAGGTTTCAAATGTTCAGCGGACACGTGTGGGATCAAAGCAGATCTCGTAACTTCAGAAGCACCGTTGGATTGCTTATTTCTCATTACACCAACACGCTAG CAGAAGTAATGCTGCAATTGAGAAACAATCGAGAAATGCTGGACGACCTGCTGATCTGCATGTTGGTGCACTGCAAGCATTTAACAAGACTACAATACGACGGTATAATAAGAAGTCTCGATACTTTGCGGGACATCTGTCAGCTTCAAGCTGAGAGCAAGACTC GTTTTCGAACAATTCACGTGAAGCCTCGCAACGTTAATACCCGGAATCGTGCCATTTTGAACGACATCAATTACCATTACGACCATAAAATGGCCGAGCAAGGAATAGATTTCCGTATCGAAGATACCGCCTCGGTTTTGGTGTTTTACTGA